From a single Cryptococcus neoformans var. neoformans B-3501A chromosome 3, whole genome shotgun sequence genomic region:
- a CDS encoding hypothetical protein (HMMPfam hit to MMR_HSR1, GTPase of unknown function, score: 268.1, E(): 1.4e-77): protein MPPRTKVQSSGLGKALINRKAKEAVAPKESQLYTLDDNNPLASVTHERDLDEFLANAALADQDFTTERTKLRVISAPNMPTPSTNPFLLSAEEEKEVTKKKRDFQGDLTVPRRPPWTRQMTRLELEKQERESFLEWRRDIAKLAETSNLLLTPFERNVQLWRQLWRVLERSQLVVQIVDARNPLGFRCQDLENYVKEIGSDENDEEITVAGKGKRRSLLLINKADLLTYDQRSAWAEYFEKEGISYAFFSAANAAAAQEQAEKQRLRQQEEYDGPKGSSEENEEESEEQQDETEDEQDETEEEHLINDLRETHLDEEDWSSESAGRSGNVSRSEVDEKLAEGQTLSLSEVAQDVGARFGESTEQEDVRTRVLTVTELEDLFINAAPDLKDFATPQHPNPKLMVGLVGYPNVGKSSTINSLLGAKKVSVSATPGKTKHFQTLVLSDTITLCDCPGLVFPQFANTQADMVVDGVLPIDQMREYSAPVDLLCKRIPREILEGTYGIRIDVKDEEEGGTGKVGWEEFLSAYAIARGMTRSSFGMPDTSRAARYVLKDYVNAKLLFAHPPPGIDADDFMSVSRAETIARIEESYENGRKRAPVTHVSKNADTYVQPASAKAKDSLDDETEQGQDQTKRERQSTSRQVKSTAASAPARSGREKASALDSVYFNESGAQPRLVIKGRNQPGDAQEGGQGFSRTTRYPHQRLLGPDGMPILGAGGRDLGGANGKKHFKRKEGKKRSGKGYD, encoded by the exons ATG CCGCCCCGAACAAAAGTTCAGTCTTCCGGACTCGGTAAAGCGCTGATCAATCGCAAAGCCAAGGAAGCAGTTGCACCTAAGGAGTCCCAGCTT TACACCCTTGATGACAACAATCCTTTGGCATCCGTCACCCATGAGCGCGATCTTGACGAATTTCTCGCCAACGCTGCTCTGGCAGATCAAGATTTCACAACCGAACGTACCAAGCTACGAGTGATATCTGCCCCTAACATGCCTACGCCATCTACCAATCCATTTTTGCTATCcgctgaagaggagaaggaagtcaccaagaagaagagggatttCCAGGGGGATTTGACTGTGCCTCGACGACCGCCTTGGACAAGGCAGATGACAAGGTTGGAGTTGGAAAAGCAGGAACGGGAGTCTTTCCTGgagtggagaagagacatCGCAAA GCTCGCTGAAACGTCTAACCTTTTGCTTACGCCTTTTGAGCGTAATGTCCAACTTTGGCGTCAACTTTGGCGTGTCCTTGAGCGTTCTCAACTCGTCGTTCAAATCGTGGATGCTCGAAATCCTCTTGGTTTTAGGTGTCAGGATCTGGAGAACTACGTGAAGGAGATCGGTAGCGACGAAAATGACGAAGAGATTACCGTGGCaggcaaaggaaagagaagaagcttaTTGCTGATAAATAAGGCTGACTTATTGACATATGATCAAAG GTCTGCTTGGGCCGAGTAtttcgagaaggaaggcATCTCGTACGCGTTCTTCTCCGCTGCGaatgctgctgctgctcaagAACAGGCAGAGAAACAGCGATTAAGGCAACAAGAAGAATATGATGGACCCAAAGGGTCTAGTgaggaaaatgaagaagaatctgAAGAGCAGCAGGATGAGACTGAGGATGAGCAGGATGAGACTGAGGAGGAGCATTTGATTAATGATCTCAGAGAAACCCATctcgatgaggaagattggTCTTCAGAAAGTGCCGGAAGGAGTGGGAATGTTTCAAGGTCGGAAGTAGACGAAAAACTTGCCGAGGGGCAGACTCTATCTTTATCTGAAGTCGCCCAGGATGTCGGAGCCAGGTTTGGGGAGTCTACGGAACAGGAAGACGTAAGAACAAGAGTTCTCACCGTTACCGAGCTGGAAGATCTTTTCATCAATGCAGCACCAGACTTGAAAG ACTTTGCCACTCCTCAGCACCCCAATCCCAAGCTTATGGTCGGTTTGGTCGGCTACCCTAATGTTGGTAAATCATCCACGATCAACTCCCTCCTCGGTGCCAAGAAAGTGTCTGTTTCTGCAACTCCCGGTAAAACCAAGCATTTCCAGACTCTTGTACTCTCTGACACCATCACTCTGTGTGATTGTCCCGGTCTTGTCTTCCCGCAGTTTGCCAACACTCAAGCGGACATGGTCGTTGATGGTGTATTACCAATCGACCAAATGAGAGAGTATTCTGCTCCTGTGGATTTGCTCTGTAAACGAATACCGAGGGAGATATTGGAGGGTACCTATGGTATTAGGATTGATGTtaaggacgaagaagagggcggAACAGGTAAAGTGGGGTGGGAAGAGTTCTTATCTGCTTATGCGA TCGCTCGCGGTATGACTCGATCTTCTTTCGGTATGCCGGACACTTCTCGTGCCGCACGATACGTCTTGAAGGATTATGTCAATGCCAAACTTTTGTTTGCCCATCCCCCGCCGGGTATAGACGCCGACGATTTTATGTCAGTCTCTCGAGCTGAAACTATTGCACGTATCGAGGAGTCATACGAGAATGGCAGAAAACGTGCACCCGTGACTCATGTCTCGAAGAATGCCGATACTTACGTTCAGCCTGCATCAGCAAAGGCTAAGGATTCTCTGGATGATGAGACAGAGCAGGGACAAGATCAAACTAAGAGAGAAAGGCAGTCTACTAGTAGACAGGTCAAGTCTActgctgcttctgctcCCGCACGTTCTGGTCGCGAGAAGGCGTCGGCCCTTGATTCTGTGTACTTCAATGAAAGTGGGGCACAGCCACGTTTGGTCATCAAGGGGCGTAATCAGCCTGGTGATGCACAGGAAGGAGGGCAAGGATTTTCAAGGACTACCAGATATCCCCATCAGAGGTTGTTGGGACCTGACGGGATGCCCATTCTCGGtgctggaggaagagactTGGGAGGGGcaaatgggaagaagcacttcaagagaaaggaagggaaaaaaagatcCGGCAAGGGTTACGATTAG
- a CDS encoding hypothetical protein (Match to EST gb|CF192537.1|CF192537): MDGCYEEVRNDGKFSTQISLLQDHVRSSLSMATELRLSSAPSHLVLPHVLSAVQLSSELGMWRLYRFGVVVLAEVMLGMEAVPLSKKAIHEIESVWSQLIASDDYEALARGALVIAKGYIELSLDSGSTAEHDSANDHLFQAFTYAKLLESRSLVMEITSLLALLSELRLSGEFADSAYIRGSKKSRDSMVDAYEEAQKGVGEAFSKGDMIVREVAEVVKWVGVRVAEGWK; encoded by the exons ATGGACGGCTGCTATGAGGAGGTTAGGAACGATGGAAAATTTTCCACGCAAATATCTCTGCTTCAGGATCACGTTCgttcttccctttcaatGGCTACGGAACTTCGGCTTTCCTCAGCACCGTCTCACCTAGTTTTGCCGCATGTCCTGTCTGCGGTCCAACTATCTAGTGAGCTTGGCATGTGGAGACTCTACAGATTTGGAGTAGTAGTACTCGCAGAAGTTATGCTTGGCATGGAAGCTGTGCCTTTGAGCAAAAAAGCTATCCATGAAATTGAGAGCGTATGGTCGCAG CTTATTGCATCAGACGACTACGAGGCCCTGGCGAGAGGGGCACTTGTCATAGCCAAAGGATACATTGAGCTTTCGCTGGATAGTGGGTCCACTGCTGAACATG ATTCGGCCAATGATCACCTTTTCCAAGCTTTCACGTACGCTAAACTTCTGGAATCCCGCTCGCTTGTCATGGAAATAACCTCATTGCTCGCCCTCCTGTCAGAATTGCGCCTATCCGGAGAATTTGCCGATAGTGCCTACATCAGGGGTAGTAAAAAGAGTAGGGATAGTATGGTCGATGCCTATGAGGAAGCGCAGAAAGGGGTGGGTGAGGCATTCTCCAAAGGGGACATGATTGTGAGAGAGGTGGCTGAAGTGGTCAAATGGGTTGGCGTGAGAGTTgctgaaggatggaagtga